The sequence TGAAAATCATCTCCATAGAAGTTCCAACTTCCAAGTTAGTTGTTTGATATCAAGGGCTAACCCCTCAACAATTTTCTTACCGTTCTTGTTCATGGTTTTATATCCTTATCATCAATCCCGATCTTTTGGATTATAAGGgttcaagagatttgtggtcactcaccttTGAATATAAATACAACGGTTCACTACttttgcactcattttaagaaactttttttaactattaaattaatatccaacggtgagtgaccataatctcttggactcctgtggtccaagagatcgaaACTATCCTTATCATACGCCCATACTTGTTGATTCATCATCATTGGCCGTCATAAGTGTGATCTTGACATAATTAAACTAAATTCACTTTTCTATAGTTGCTTagataattaatattttgaattacacATAGTTCCTTTCATAATTACGGTTACGTCAtctatttaattttatgtatGAAGTTGAGACATAAAAAAACTACATATAATAAAGGTTGAAACTCAATAAActtcaaagtactaaaacgAAATTTATCACAATTACTATTTGTGATCAACCCCTTTTTTTGGTATAGATGTAAACCTCAAATTCAAAGTTATTGTCGGCAAAGGTATATATCACATGAATAATTAAAAGAGCAGTGAAATAAATCAACTCGGGCATATTTATAAGAGTGTTGTTATTTTCATCCCATGTCTTATTTCCCCACCTAtctttatctttaaaattttaaagacaacTTACCTCTTTGTAAAATGTCTTCTAAAGACTTAGGGAAAAAACACCAACTCAAATTTATTCCATGTTTAGcaatattattttcattcttttttgggtctccAATGTGTTGTTTCTATTCCTTTaaactttctctttttacGCACAAATGGAACACAATAGAAAATTACCCTTCAAATATACACCTTTCTCTTTAAAACATGGGTAAAAATAGTAGCactaatttataaatttttttaaaaagacaaaaaaagaaataaatatctTATGCTAATATGTCCATGTATAATACTACCTATATGATACAgatttatataatatacatatataaagtATGAAACGTGTGGATATTATTGATTTGTAGATAGAAACATATGCAGATATTTGCGTGTTAGCTTTGCTTTTGTAttgctttttcatttttctcccCCATCCTAAGGTAAGGACCACTTACAAGCTTTTCACATATCATTTTCTCTGAATTTGAGCAAACCAAGTTCATAAGCagtatatatagatatccATGTATTGAATAGTGCAATTGAAAATCTGGAAGCAACTTGACCTTCTATAATTCAGATTCTGTCCAACTAACTTTCAAAATCTTGGGTCCCCCAGGCACAACAAAAAGCCAAGCCAGCAAAACCACCACttgaatatgaattttattgaTTGACATCCAACAAGATGCAAAGCATGAGAGCCTCAGAATTTTCCACAAGCTCCCAATCCCTTATTGAACAAGAACAAACAGAATCACAACCTAAAATCACCACCAAGAATCCCAAGAAGCTAGCATTTCTTCCACTTGTCTTCCTCATCTACTTTGAAGTCTCTGGAGGCCCCTATGGTGAAGAATCAGCTGTGGGGGCTGCTGGTCCTCTCTTTGCCATTCTTGGCTTCCTCATCTTCCCCTTCATTTGGAGCATCCCTGAGGCCCTTGTCACGGCTGAGCTGGCCACCGCCTACCCCGGCAACGGCGGCTTTGTCATTTGGGCACACCAAGCTTTTGGTCCCTTCTGGGGCTCCCTCATGGGCTCTTGGAAATTTCTCAGTGGGGTCATCAACTTGGCTTCATATCCAATTCTTTGTGTAGACTATCTCAAGCTGGTaattcccattttctcttctggcCTACCTCGCTTTGTTGCTGTATTTGTCTCAACTTTGGTGCTATCGTTTCTCAACTACTCTGGTTTGAGTATAGTTGGTTACACTGCAGTAGGTTTAGGGATTGTGTCACTTTGTCCATTTATAATAATGTCTTTGGTTGCAATCCCCAAGATTGATCCAAGCAGATGGATCAGTTTGGGTCAGAAGGGTGTTAAAAGAGATTGGACATTATTTATCAATACCCTATTTTGGAACTTGAATTTTTGGGACAATGCTAGTACTCTAGCTGGTGAAGTAGAAGAACCCCAAAAGCTATACCCAAAAGCACTTTTTTCTGCTGGCATTCTCACATGTTTGGGTTACGTAATTCCTCTCCTGGCTGCAACTGGTGCTATTCCACTTGACCAAGAAGATTGGGTTGATGGGTATTTAGCTTCTGCTGGGGAAATGATTGCTGGGAAATGGCTGAAATTCTGGATTGAAATTGGTGCAGTTTTATCAATTATTGGACTGTTCGAGGCCCAGTTAAGTAGTTGTGCATACCAACTTTTAGGTATGGCAGACTTGGGAATTTTACCAATGATTTTTGGGGCAAGGTCCAAATGGTTCAACACCCCTTGGTTAGGAATTCTGATTTCAACAGTCATAGCCCTTTCTGTTTCTTACTTGGATTTCACAGACATTATATCTTCTGCCAATTTCTTGTACAGCTTGGGGATGCTATTGGAATTTGCATCTTTTCTTTGGTTGAGGGTGAAGTTTCCAGCTCTGAAAAGGCCTTTTGAAGTTCCAATGGGCCTGCCAGGGCTGGTGGTTATGTGCTTGATTCCATCTGGTTTTTTGGTCTATGTGTTGGCTGTGGCCACCAAAGCTGTTTATTTGGTTAGTGCATTGATGACTCTGTTTGGTGTTGCCTGGTACCTTTTCATGAATCTCAGCAAATCAAAGATGTGGTTTGATTTcaaaatggaagaagaaaaattggacAATGAGGAAAGAGCTCAGGCTGTTTATGATTGTGTGGGGATCTAATTGGTCTTGCTCAGAAATTGGCGTATTGCAGTTTTTTTACGGAGAAATATAACAAAGTCTCACTATATTTTCTGTAATGATTCGTTCTACAAAGTTGACAAAAATATTACAATCCTTAAGATTTACAATAAGGAAAGAATCTCTAGATCCTAGATCTAAGGTAATTACACAGattaaaaggaaaggaagtgCTGTCCAAGTAAAATCAGCTATACAAGGTAAACTTCAATCGAAAGTCATCTTTCAATCAGGGATCTTGATTTCttacaaaaattaatatatgacttttcttctttgctaaattttgatattgaagAATGAATTGGAATGATTCCAATACCCATTACTGATACGTAAACATGccatgaaattaaaatagtaCAAAGACAGAGCCTTTCTGCATGTTAGACAACTACAATGTTAATTATATCTTTGTGCTATGGACCAAATCACAGCATCATCTGACTAAACAAAGTAGCAGGTGAAAGTGCAAAGTGTGTATGATTTAAGGACAGCATCATGCGTGTAAagattgtgtgtgtgtgaactGTGGCATCGATAGTTAGCCATCCTCTGTTCATGTCATTCAGCATTCTTCTTAAATTTCATTAGCATTGAACTGTTTtactcaaaacaaattttgCGTTGATCAAGCGGGTCTCAACTTAGAGATTCAACCATGCATTCTCAAACCAGCACAGCACCAAGAACCACTACGCAAAATTCACGAAAATACGGATTCAGCTTTCCCAATACAATGACACTAGATATATTTCACAAACTAACCAAACAATTTGTCATTGTCGgccttcttcaatttcaataACACTGAACTTGAACAACTTCTTAGACTtgcaaaatttcatcaaaaaatACCATCCAATGCCACCCAAAGTCATCACACCACTAATCAAATACACAGTCTTGGTAGCAATAGCCATCACAAAGATCAAAAACACAGATGGAATCAAGCACATGACCACCAAACCTGGCAGCTTCATTGGAACTCGATAGGGCCTATTCAATGCCGGCAACTTCCTTCTTAACCAAATAAAGGATGCAAATTCCAATAGCATGCCCAAACTATACAAGAAATTTGCAGATGAAATTATATCTGTGAAGGTCATGTAGGAGACTGCAAGAGTGATCATGGTGGAAATCAGAATTCCGACCCATGGGGTATTAAACCTTTTTGACCGAACCGCAAAAAACTTAGGCAAGAAGCCTAAATCTGCCATGCCAAGAACTTGGTAAGCACTGCTGCTTAATTGGGCTTCGAAAAGACCAATTCCTGATAACGCTGCACCAACTAAAATCCAATATTTCAACCATTTTCCAGCAATAATTTCAGCAGCCTCAGCATGAAATCCGGATCCCCACCTAGTTTGATCCACAGAGACAGAACCAATCACAGCAAAAAGTGGGAACAAGTATGCCAAGCAAGTGAAAATCACCGCAACGAAAAGAGCCACCGGAAAAGTTTTATGGGGGTTCTCCACTTCTCCGGCTAAAGTACTAACATTGTCCCAAAAGTTCAAGTTCCAAAAGAGGGTGTTAAAGAACAAGTTCCAATCTTTCTTCACACCCCTTTGGCCCAAACTGAGCCACCTATGAGTATGAATCTTTGGAATGGCAATCAAACACATCAATATAAATGGAGAAAGTGAAGCAATAGCAAGTAACACAGCAGCATAACCCACAATAGTCAAACCTGTATAGTTTATAAACGAAAGAAACAGAGTTGAAACAGAGATGGCAAGGTACCGAGGCCATCCCGATCCAAAAGCCGGTATTATCTTGTCCATATAGTCCACGCAAAGAACTGGGAAGGCAGCTATGTTGATGACACCGCTGAGGAACTTCCAGGTACCCATCAAAGAGCCCCAGAAGGGACCAAAAGCTCTCTCAGCCCAGATGACAAAACCGCCATTGCCGGGGAAGGTTGTGGAGAGCTCAGCAGTGATGAGAGCTTCAGGGACACTCCAGATGAAAGGAAAGATGAGGAACCCGAGAATGGCGAAAAGGGGTCCAGCAGCTTGTACTGCAGGCTCTTCTCCATAAGGGCCACCGGCAACTTCAAAGTAGATGAGGAAGATGAGAGGGATGAGAGTGAGCTTCTTTCTgtgtgtggtggtggtggaggagatggtggtggttgtggtggtgagGGGAAGAACCTGATCCTCACGGATTGGTGGTTTTGGAGAAGATGGCATTGTGGGTTGCCCTCGCTGGGGTTGGAGAGCCATGTGTGCTGAATTTTCcaatcaaacaagaaaaacaattgGCTTGGTTAAGTTATGAAGGTAGAGTTGTATTCGGAATATGTTTGGGTCATTCCATCCAAATAAAGAtcggagttttttttttggggctaaGAAATAAAGATAGGAGTTGAATACCGAATACTTACTTAGTTTGAATTTTGGTTCCTTAGTTAGGATTTTAGTTCTTATTATATTAAGATTTTGATTACTTACCTATTTAATTAGGTCTATTGTAATTGAGATTTATAGTTGCTATTGTAATGtagatttattttttattgtatttaGAGTTAACACATCTTTGCACTTctttataaatacatatatgagATATCTAAATTATCTGCATATCTTAATACATCTAAAAATTTCCATGCACTATGTTTGACAAAAATATCCATTGAATTaagtttaattattatttcattttgaatatAGACAGATGTTGAatgtagaaaaaaaatttattctttaTATACGCTCATACAATTAAAcactattatttataaaatactCTAAATTCATTTAAACGGAGAGTAAAAGTTATTTtacaaaaagataaatttatctttaaaaatatatcaaaatataaaataaggaGGTGAAAATTGCAACattcaatttaaattttctaaGTATATCATAATATAGTCTACTAATAATAATAGCTAAGATTTTGTCTGTTTTCTTGAGCTATATTGATTGCCCTTAACACCAAAACAAAGTTGATAACTGGCATGGACGGCTCATATCGAGTTTACCGTTATGGGCATAAgtcattatatatatgtcGATGATATTGGATGGAGATTACTATGAATCCTTGGTTTATATAAGTCATTATGTATCCAATCCAATTAAAGaaaatgtcattaatgcaaggctgaaatatatatagattttttttccaaatattCTTAACCTTAATCATTCAAAGGattgtttaaattttaagtttgtcttaattttgatgttagattgTTTCGTGATTGTAATAGTTCTTTACCACctttttaaatgaattatgaatacaatcttaaaatttctaaaaataaaaaaattattctttAAGATAATTGGGTGGGTGGTGGGggcataaataaaataagtattTATTCTCTCCCCTCTTTTCCTccctttcttttatctttttggtGACTGCACGTTAAATGTATGCTTAAAA comes from Prunus dulcis chromosome 6, ALMONDv2, whole genome shotgun sequence and encodes:
- the LOC117631249 gene encoding probable polyamine transporter At3g13620 is translated as MALQPQRGQPTMPSSPKPPIREDQVLPLTTTTTTISSTTTTHRKKLTLIPLIFLIYFEVAGGPYGEEPAVQAAGPLFAILGFLIFPFIWSVPEALITAELSTTFPGNGGFVIWAERAFGPFWGSLMGTWKFLSGVINIAAFPVLCVDYMDKIIPAFGSGWPRYLAISVSTLFLSFINYTGLTIVGYAAVLLAIASLSPFILMCLIAIPKIHTHRWLSLGQRGVKKDWNLFFNTLFWNLNFWDNVSTLAGEVENPHKTFPVALFVAVIFTCLAYLFPLFAVIGSVSVDQTRWGSGFHAEAAEIIAGKWLKYWILVGAALSGIGLFEAQLSSSAYQVLGMADLGFLPKFFAVRSKRFNTPWVGILISTMITLAVSYMTFTDIISSANFLYSLGMLLEFASFIWLRRKLPALNRPYRVPMKLPGLVVMCLIPSVFLIFVMAIATKTVYLISGVMTLGGIGWYFLMKFCKSKKLFKFSVIEIEEGRQ
- the LOC117631248 gene encoding probable polyamine transporter At3g13620; translation: MQSMRASEFSTSSQSLIEQEQTESQPKITTKNPKKLAFLPLVFLIYFEVSGGPYGEESAVGAAGPLFAILGFLIFPFIWSIPEALVTAELATAYPGNGGFVIWAHQAFGPFWGSLMGSWKFLSGVINLASYPILCVDYLKLVIPIFSSGLPRFVAVFVSTLVLSFLNYSGLSIVGYTAVGLGIVSLCPFIIMSLVAIPKIDPSRWISLGQKGVKRDWTLFINTLFWNLNFWDNASTLAGEVEEPQKLYPKALFSAGILTCLGYVIPLLAATGAIPLDQEDWVDGYLASAGEMIAGKWLKFWIEIGAVLSIIGLFEAQLSSCAYQLLGMADLGILPMIFGARSKWFNTPWLGILISTVIALSVSYLDFTDIISSANFLYSLGMLLEFASFLWLRVKFPALKRPFEVPMGLPGLVVMCLIPSGFLVYVLAVATKAVYLVSALMTLFGVAWYLFMNLSKSKMWFDFKMEEEKLDNEERAQAVYDCVGI